In Microbacterium sp. AB, a single genomic region encodes these proteins:
- a CDS encoding Gfo/Idh/MocA family protein — protein sequence MPHEQNEPGRIRAGVVGIGWAGQQHMAAYDAAPGVDLVAIAGKEDDVRAELAAQYGVTGAYADGEELVARGDLDVISVAVPTFLHAPIAIAALRVGAHVLSEKPLARTGEEGQAMVDAAREAGRILEVTFNHRRRGDIEAVRAAVEDGTIGRPYHARAMWLRRAGIPALGSWFTSAEMAGGGPLVDLGVHVLDWTLHLMGEPRVTAVSAVTHAELGPRGLGGSGGVKHGTGSAYEVEDLAAVLLRLEGGGSIVLETSWASHRSTPDEFGITLYGTEGGADLSVVDYAPSGELTVFTGDGEERLDTRVEAPAGRGHAAVVETFLAHVADPSTWREHDGSVGLSRARLVDACYASATAGREVALDEDLRIIGGDA from the coding sequence ATCCCCCACGAGCAGAACGAGCCGGGCAGGATCCGCGCCGGCGTCGTCGGCATCGGCTGGGCCGGACAGCAGCACATGGCCGCCTACGACGCGGCCCCCGGGGTCGACCTCGTCGCGATCGCGGGCAAGGAGGACGACGTCCGCGCAGAGCTCGCCGCGCAGTACGGCGTGACCGGCGCATACGCCGACGGGGAGGAGCTCGTCGCGCGGGGCGACCTCGACGTGATCAGCGTGGCGGTGCCGACGTTCCTGCATGCGCCGATCGCCATCGCGGCCCTGCGGGTCGGCGCGCATGTGCTCAGCGAGAAGCCCCTCGCGCGCACGGGCGAGGAGGGCCAGGCGATGGTCGATGCCGCTCGCGAGGCCGGGCGGATCCTCGAGGTGACGTTCAACCATCGTCGTCGCGGCGACATCGAGGCCGTGCGCGCCGCGGTCGAGGACGGCACGATCGGCCGGCCGTACCACGCGCGCGCGATGTGGCTGCGCCGGGCCGGCATCCCCGCGCTCGGCAGCTGGTTCACGAGCGCGGAGATGGCGGGAGGCGGACCCCTCGTCGACCTCGGCGTGCACGTGCTCGACTGGACGCTGCACCTCATGGGCGAGCCGCGCGTGACCGCGGTCTCCGCCGTCACGCACGCCGAGCTCGGTCCGCGGGGCCTCGGAGGGTCCGGCGGCGTCAAGCATGGCACCGGATCCGCGTACGAGGTCGAGGACCTCGCCGCGGTCCTGCTGCGGCTGGAGGGCGGCGGGTCGATCGTGCTGGAGACGAGCTGGGCCTCGCACCGGTCGACGCCCGACGAGTTCGGCATCACGCTTTACGGCACCGAGGGCGGCGCCGACCTGTCCGTGGTCGACTACGCCCCGTCCGGCGAGCTGACCGTCTTCACGGGAGACGGCGAGGAGAGGCTCGACACCCGGGTCGAGGCGCCGGCCGGTCGCGGGCACGCGGCGGTCGTCGAGACGTTCCTCGCGCACGTCGCCGACCCGTCGACGTGGCGAGAGCACGATGGGAGCGTCGGGCTGAGCCGCGCCCGGCTCGTCGACGCCTGCTACGCTTCCGCGACGGCCGGCCGGGAGGTCGCCCTCGACGAGGACCTGCGCATCATCGGAGGAGACGCATGA
- the glgX gene encoding glycogen debranching protein GlgX, with translation MSPQLWTRMGETTAIWPGRDRPLGATWSAESTNFAVHAPRATRMWLCLFDEAGRETRHELTESSLGVWHGAIPGIAPGQRYAYRVDGPWDPANGDRFNPRKVLLDPYALATSGTIIAEQPIHGAREDDETVRDDTDSAAYTARSVVVDPSFDWEGDEPMRTRWRDTVIYELHVKGFTKLHDRVPEPLRGTYAGLAEPAVVEYLRDLGVTAVELLPVQQFFSEPALLERGVVNYWGYNTLCYFAPDAAYSASGDRGGQVDEFKRMVGAMHRAGIEVILDVVYNHTAEAGPGGPTLSFRGFDDRGFYKRVIGEGSGFDDAYWDVTGCGNTVDTSDPFALRLILDSLRYWVTEMHVDGFRFDLTSALTRTGHDIDFRSAFLVAVDQDPVLRHVKLIAEPWDVSTDGYLVGRMPPPWVEWNDQYRDTIRDFWRAQGAIHDVATRLAGSSDLYADDGRSAYNSVNFVTAHDGFTVRDLVSYDRKHNEANGEENRDGTDNNRSWNHGVEGEADDPAIVALRRRQAANVMVTLCLSNGVPMITAGDERGRTQGGNNNAYCQDNEISWVDWRPDDAWLDVYEITKAALRLRREHLALRQRHWFEGSPTIKGGPADLVWLHPAGRRMRTDDWADAGLKTIGMFVSGGPLREPGPRGEQLVDSSFLLWLNAGEAEVTITFPENEWIRMGDVVLSTDAAVAEGTRVTVDAPLVMGPRTVVVMQSL, from the coding sequence CTATGGACCCGGATGGGTGAGACGACGGCGATCTGGCCCGGACGCGACCGGCCGCTGGGTGCGACGTGGAGCGCCGAGTCGACGAACTTCGCCGTCCACGCCCCGCGTGCGACGCGCATGTGGCTGTGCCTCTTCGACGAGGCGGGCCGCGAGACGCGGCACGAGCTCACCGAGAGCTCGCTGGGCGTCTGGCACGGCGCCATCCCCGGCATCGCGCCCGGGCAGCGCTACGCCTACCGGGTCGACGGGCCGTGGGATCCGGCGAACGGCGACCGCTTCAACCCGCGGAAGGTGCTGCTCGATCCCTACGCCCTCGCGACGAGCGGCACGATCATCGCGGAGCAGCCGATCCACGGGGCGCGCGAGGACGACGAGACCGTCCGCGACGACACCGACTCGGCCGCGTACACCGCGCGCAGCGTCGTCGTCGATCCGTCGTTCGACTGGGAGGGCGACGAGCCCATGAGGACGCGGTGGCGCGACACCGTGATCTACGAGCTCCACGTGAAGGGCTTCACGAAGCTGCACGACCGCGTCCCGGAGCCGCTGCGCGGAACCTACGCGGGCCTCGCGGAGCCGGCCGTCGTGGAGTACCTGCGCGATCTCGGCGTCACGGCCGTCGAGCTGCTCCCCGTGCAGCAGTTCTTCTCCGAGCCCGCCCTGCTCGAGCGGGGCGTCGTCAACTACTGGGGCTACAACACGCTCTGCTACTTCGCGCCGGACGCGGCCTATTCGGCCTCGGGCGATCGCGGCGGGCAGGTCGACGAGTTCAAGCGGATGGTCGGCGCGATGCACCGGGCGGGCATCGAGGTCATCCTCGACGTCGTCTACAACCACACGGCCGAGGCCGGTCCCGGCGGCCCCACGCTGTCCTTCCGCGGCTTCGACGACCGCGGGTTCTACAAGCGCGTGATCGGCGAGGGCAGCGGCTTCGACGACGCGTACTGGGACGTCACGGGATGCGGCAACACCGTCGACACGTCCGACCCGTTCGCGCTGCGGCTGATCCTCGACTCGCTGCGGTACTGGGTGACGGAGATGCACGTCGACGGGTTCCGCTTCGACCTCACCTCTGCCCTCACGCGCACCGGACACGACATCGACTTCCGGAGCGCCTTCCTCGTCGCCGTCGACCAGGATCCCGTGCTGCGGCACGTGAAGCTCATCGCCGAGCCGTGGGACGTCTCGACGGACGGCTACCTTGTCGGGAGGATGCCGCCGCCCTGGGTGGAGTGGAACGACCAGTACCGCGACACCATCCGCGACTTCTGGCGAGCGCAGGGCGCGATCCACGACGTCGCCACCCGCCTGGCCGGATCGAGCGACCTCTACGCCGACGACGGGCGCTCGGCCTACAACTCCGTGAACTTCGTCACCGCGCACGACGGCTTCACGGTGCGCGACCTCGTGAGCTACGACCGCAAGCACAACGAGGCGAACGGCGAGGAGAACCGCGACGGCACGGACAACAACCGCTCGTGGAATCACGGCGTCGAGGGAGAGGCCGACGATCCGGCGATCGTCGCGCTGCGGCGCCGCCAGGCCGCCAACGTCATGGTGACGCTGTGCCTCTCGAACGGCGTGCCGATGATCACGGCGGGCGACGAGCGCGGCCGCACGCAGGGCGGCAACAACAACGCCTACTGCCAGGACAACGAGATCTCCTGGGTCGACTGGCGCCCCGACGACGCGTGGCTCGACGTGTACGAGATCACGAAGGCGGCGCTGAGGCTGCGCCGGGAGCATCTGGCGCTCCGTCAGCGCCACTGGTTCGAGGGGTCGCCGACGATCAAGGGCGGCCCGGCCGACCTCGTCTGGCTCCACCCCGCCGGGCGCCGGATGCGGACGGACGACTGGGCCGACGCGGGTCTCAAGACGATCGGGATGTTCGTCTCGGGCGGCCCGCTGCGCGAGCCCGGCCCGCGGGGGGAGCAGCTCGTCGACAGCTCCTTCCTGCTCTGGCTCAACGCGGGCGAGGCGGAGGTGACGATCACGTTCCCCGAGAACGAGTGGATCCGGATGGGAGACGTCGTGCTGTCCACGGACGCCGCGGTGGCGGAGGGCACGCGCGTCACCGTCGACGCCCCGCTCGTCATGGGCCCGCGCACCGTGGTCGTGATGCAGTCGCTGTGA